The DNA window TATCTCTCCGCCAACCAGCGACATCCGGCGGTAACATTGCATATGAGGTAACCACTACTTTTTTTCCAccctattataattatttttatatcaacAAGTTTGCTCCATGTTTGTACGATGCAATTGCCATCCCATATTCTTTAATGCTCTTATGCTTGCtttgatattagtttttattGGTTAAATCGGATTTTTACCGGTTCAGTTAACGTGCAACATTTTTGCCTGAAATATGTTGATTTGTATGTCAAAATATGATTTGTTTTCTTGATGATATGATATTAGGGTCGGTTTGAGATCGTTTCACTGTCAGGATCTTATGTTCGGAATGAAACCGGAGGGAGGACTGGCGGGCTCAGTGTATGTCTATCAAGTGGAGATGGCCAGATTATTGGTGGTGGGGTTGGTGGACCTCTAAAGGCCGCTGGCCCAGTTCAGGTATTAGTGGTTTTATTATTTGATTCGGGGATGGTCAGAAAAACTTGTAATGCTCAATTTATTGCTTGTACAGGTTATTGTTGGTATGTTTACTATCGAGAACAAGAAATACGTTAGTGCCGGTGCAAAAGGTGAAGCCTCTGGCAGCAAGTTGCCATCTCCGGTTGGAGGGACTTTGATATCTAACATTGGATTTCGCGCCGCTTTCGAAACTTCAGGAAGAAACCCGATTGTGGGAAATGATGATCATCAAAGTTTCGGAGGAAGTCATTTCATGATGCAACCACGAGGCATGCATATGGCAGCTCAGTCCACAGATTGGAGAATTGCTCTAGATGATAGAACCGGGTTTGAATTAACAGGTTAGAGTCTTGcatgcacacacatatatacatgcatgctCACGCATTGATAAATGCTAAAAGTAAATATCTATTACAGGAAAAACAGGTCATGGAGCTCATCAATCTCCGGAAAACGGGGACTACGATCGGATCACTGGATAGACATTTGTTTCACGGTTGAAAGCACTGTTTTCCccactttctcttttttttttttttacgaagACCTAATTGATGTGCAACTCCATGGCCCTTCCTCCTTTCACAGAGTGTAACATGATATACATGTACAGGTCGGCTCGTTACTATTTCGGTAGGCTCTATTTGGAGTACGGTGGGAAGGTCCAATTGTAAACTGACATCCAGTAACGTGCGATTCGTCTCACCGTGCTACTGAATAGAGCATTACATGATATCAGTTACAATGGTATTGGATATCGGATGCTCTCACCGTGGTCGGAAATCGAGCCCTGTAATATGAAGCATGAAGTGAGGGGATAGTGCTTTGGAGATCCTAGTCCTTTGTTTAGTTGTTGAAATGTTTATGGTTGAAAACTTTGAGCTTGAATCTTCTGATTAAAAtaggagaaaaaagaaaaaaaaacttgtaaTTATTGTTTGGATTTAGATTAATGTGTAATTATTGTATACTAATTTTCCTCCTTTTAAATATATTAACTGAATTATAATGAAATTTAGTGTGGCATAATATTAAACTCTATTTAGTCAATTTATGTatcaatttatcatatattttccATAATTTTGTCCTTgtgatataattatttatttttttaatgttatcagtgtgatgtatgaatttataatttaaaaattttaatttttatattttaatttagttcctatatttttataatgttaatatACAATATGGTTTGaatctactaaaaattttaaaaattgatatgtGGTTTATACTAAAATAAGataatggtcaaattttaattGACCCCTAGATTACGCTAAAATTTTTGCATAATTTGTCCCTTTACTTTTATAACGTCATTAAtacatttaaatagttaatactgttaaatttaataaaatgttgttaatttttcttaaaaatattattcaaacagaaaaaaaaatattttatcatgaaGAGTTTGAATAGACATTTTCtttaagaaaattattaatattttaagtgtcatttttttatttttacatgattaCCAAGtgaatatttttctttaatttcaaaatgttattccagagaatttaatagaagaattttaatgaGGATAAAAACTAAACTTGACCCTTTAAATCTGAACGTAGAAGAATAAAATTTCAAATGTACGAAGTGTATAGGGATTTAAAGCATAATTTAGCCTTCAaacttttatttcataatttaacataaataaataatcaattcaacGTGAATCATGGATCGAGAACTATACTAGTATGattataattgtaaaattaatgctaaaatatgatataaatcattgtacttttttacaatttcagaattcaatctttatactttttattttcaagaatttagtccttttattttttagatatcaaaatttaaattcaattattaacagAGTTAAATTTTTAGTCTGACAtttcgaaaaaaaaatcattagacaagtaactaaaaaaaataccgtaataaaatttaataaaataattttaacaatgttaacggttataaattttaaaatattaaaaattaaaaaaataaaaattaaatttcaaatttataaaaaatacaaaaaaaaaattgttacatattttaaataaaattaataagcaACCGCCTCCTACCTACCACACTGTTGGAATACTAAAGGCTGAATTTATAGTGAGGCTGACCATTAGACCAAGCATTGTAATTATCTcaacttttgtaaaaaaaaaaatcaatagatAAGAAGACCGACCATATTGTACcgattaaaaaatcaatttcaaccttataaaatttatttaatatttagcaGCTTTATGCCGATCGAGTCCTAGTTCGATTGATATCTGTATTGTTGTTTGTGCAGAATGACGTAGACTCTAGTACGCTGAACTGTATTACTCTCCTATTTAAAAGTAGGGGAGGGGCTATAGGTAGTTTtaaatattgtatcaaaaagagtggATATGTtaaagaacctataatgagatcaATGTTCAAAAACaacatttaacagttttatatatttttatttttattaaagttgTAAAGATAAaacttaacatatatttttaaggAGAGGAGTTCACTTATATCGATCTTTTcgtatatttttatactattaatattttaataatttaattacgtattatatattttattcatatagatcgtgcatgtcaaatttgacattaaatttttttaactatttgtcttatttaaaaattttcagttgttcaataaatattaatatatacaatatttttttatcaatgtgaTTGAGATATTGAATTGGTCTGGAAATTTAGGTGGACGAcaagtataattatattaataaatttaaaaattaaattattaaaatattaattgtaaaaatatatataaaactactTAAATTATATTGGTGTAAATGaatttctcatatttttttaatattgatgcTATCTTATTATATACTTAATTTTcacattatataaattaatatatatgaataataGAGAAGTgatatataaatgaaattaaaaaaatacttaactttgaatattgaatatttaagtcattaactaataaaattattgttatatgATTTTTTCTATTTACAATATCCACGCTATCGGAAGTTTTCTTTCCCCTCTCTTCTATAGTTCATTTTTTCAATGAAATAACTTTAAACGTCATGAATCtgtaaatcaaaattaaaataactttctTTTCTAATCTCTGACACTGATCATCAGATTAACTTAGATTCTAAGGTATGCTATTTTACTCATTGATTGGTACTGATTTACCATACCGATCGTTGAATTATTTGTCGGAGCTTGACAGCCAAACttcttcaacaaaaaaaaaaaacttaacagctcaataatttaaataaaaactttcgaacaatttagtgactattttgtaattttttaagattaagtgattaaaacataaatttactaataatttaatgatggTGTACATGTTTTACCTTTTACAATCAATTACCGCTATCGATATATAAATGCCATTGAAACCTTAAAAATGATTATAAATATAAAACCAGGCAAATGGATCATGCCAAGTATTTTGTGGCGACATTGTTGCCGCCGATCATCGTCAGTTTCATCTTGCTTTCAAGTAACTGCCGGCTAATCCATGCCGCCGTCGAAGTGGCAGTTTCGAGTTCTTCATCCGAAGCGGTTATTTCGAGATTTTTGAACAATGTTTCGAAAAGGCTAAAAGAAATCAATTCAAGGCCCCCAGCTCCAAGGTTCAACGTTCCTCCTCACTACAGATTCAGAGCGCCGCCTAATTACAAGGCTCCACCTCCTCCAACGATGGTGCCTACGCCAGCTCCGCAGCCACAAACACCGTCAGGCTGAGATACTATTTGCGCCATCACCGCCGCTGCAACCACCTATTTTTAACTTAGCTTTGTTACTATCTGTGAACTAGGAAAATATTGTAGTTTAAGATAAGTGTATTAAATCCATGCTTGTAtcttatcaaaatttgataaataatgaaattaaaatttgatattgttaacttattattattattttgtaataattttattttttaccgcccaactataaaaaattacaaaatgatcacttaattatttttttccccaCTCAACTATTTTAGATTTTTGAGTGAGTGTTTTCAATTTTCGTTAGCTAGCTAGTGACCAAGAGCGAAGCTAGAAAATTCTTTtaggggccgaaattaaattgtaatttttacgataataaaaatacaatttcaccattttaatagtctatatatttataaattttaaaggattgaatcaaatttttatcatttttagagggcCAACGTCATTTTTCACCTTTACTAAGAaattttaaagggcctaaatgaaaaattttccattttagggggttCAGGGCCCTGCCAGCCCCCTAGCTACACCCCTACTTAGGGGTGAGTGTTCGATTGAATCGagttgaatcgagtgaaaaaatttcgagttaatcaagttcacaagtcctattttattatcctaactcaattgaaaattttttccaaatcgaatcgagtgaaatgaaatttgagtcgaatcgagtgaaattgttcgagttaaattttaaaaaattaaacatattaaataaaaatattgttatagtataactaattctatgttagagcacataaatttttgaaaccatatatatttgaaatttttttcaaagcaaaacaataaaaaaaaagataattgagtatgataaatttgaataattaattaggtcccacaattattattttagaattttttttaaattttaactttttaatatatattttggaatttttataattttttaaaaatataaattttgaattttttaaaaattattttgaatttttgaaaattattttaattatttttttgtaatttttgttgtgaAAGAGACCAATTTGcgtattttcaaagttggaagggaccaaaagagtatttacacaaatctgttatttgaattattcaagttatttgaattgtgaaattcaactcgactcaatCTCGAAACTTGAATTGAGTAActcgaaaattatttttttttcaattttttcaaatcaaatcgagttttgctcactccTAAAGGTAACCTAATTAGTTCATACAAGTTTTAGTGTTACAAATTTATGGTGTTGGCAGTTGATTTAAATGGTATCGAGATAAATTATTCAGTTTATTTACGCTACCAttgatttaattttagttaaagtGAGAGTAATAAGCaagataaaaagtaaaaaagggCCTTTGTGTCTGCAATATTTTATGCTTCTCTACATGATAAGCAAATATACGTAAGTCCTTTGAAAGAGAGAGATTTAGTTACTGTTGCTAATTGGCAAAGGGACGAAGATaacatcatatttttacattgtttttgaTTCAAGTAATACTAATATTTAACCTTAAACATAATCGAGTATGATCCTAAACTACTCCATAACtttaattatacatttttttggGTTAAATCATCTTAGAGTTTTTGAAGTGCAAAGTATAAAGTTGAGTTGACTCGGAACGACCAAAGTTGAACAACATCTTCAACTTTGAGTCGGTTGTTCTTTACAATAGAATTCCAAGATGTCGTAATGACATACATTGAATTTTTGCGCATATCCCACCATTTAAAATTGATTTCAGTTTCCTCCATTGATGGTTCCACCAAGCAAGCTTTAATGGCTTCTTTTTTCTTCAAACGCTCAACCTCGGATTCGTTGAGGAACTCATGGGATTCAACTTGCGAAAACGGTATCAACAATCGACTCGCTTGAGGGTTCACATCGGAGAAAAACAGTTGTTTCTGAATCACCAGAACACAATTTGATCCGCCCATGTTTTCAACAATATGTCGTTTCAAGCCTTCAGGCAACAGTGGCTTAGATGGATAAGAGGTAATGGGTCTCTTGTTCTTGTTACTATCTTCTTGGATTCGACGTTTCCTTTTCAGTTGGCCATTCTTCTTCTCCTTCATGAAGATTTGTTCTTGCATTTTTTCCTGTTCGACTCTCACAACTTCTAACAAATAATCCATAGCTGTCCATTCAGGTTCAATCTTTGTGTTCTTGAAATCTTCAGAACTAAGAAGCTCCATTTTTGTTTCAGATAATCATATAGCTATCAGGGTGGAAGCATAAATATATAGACATGAGAGCTGAACAGTTCGTGTAGAGTTCggtgtttttttttgaaaaatatttaattaatccaAATACAAATAGAAATAGGATTATTGAATTTAAATAGAAATAGGATTTTAATTAATCCTAATCCTAATCCTAATCCTAATCGTAATCCAACTCTATAGAACTATCCTAATAGCCCCCAATGCTCAGTCGCATTCGAATACATCTGAGATGGAACTGCTAAAGCCAAACCAGTCCCTGCGGGCAGTGGGGGAGTATTGTGGGACTCCAATGACAGTCATTGATTAATAGTTCAACAAAAATCAGAGAAACACCAACAATGAAAACGAAAAATAGCAACTATAAGGAGAAATAAGCACCAATTTGAAACAGGAAGTTACCACACTCAGAGCCAAGTAAAGGTTGCTACAATTGGCCACAGGCTGCTGATTCTCGACGCACAACAGGTTTCTCCGAACTATCGGCAATGTCATGGGAATGATGCAGCCAAGTTGACATGTAAGGATCTGAGAAATCACCCTCATGTTCTAACTTGAATAGAGTAAGATTTATAATCAAGTAAACCTCTTTTAACAAGCTTAAATTTTGTTCCCACTTCACCTCTTACAAGTTGCATCACCCACCGGAAATATAGAAAAcattttatccaaaaaaaaccaaaaccttATGATTAGTTttaagaaagaaatagaaatacAATGTCTGATTCAGGCATTTCATCAAACGACCAAGATTCCCAACACAAATCCAAGAAACTATTACAATCAAAAGAACCACAGGAAAATGCTTTAACCTATTTTCCCAAAAACTGACAAATATGTATCCAGAAACCTATGACAAAAACTCGATTTTTTCTATGGAAATTGACAGAACCAGAACCAAAACCAAACAGGAAAtccaaacaaataattaaaaaaaaaaaggttccgGTTTTCTTGAAGTATATATACAATAGATACCCGGGAAATTTCAATATGTTCTTTCAAAGATTTAGAGAGAGGAAGAAAATAATTCAAACAGGGAATCTGTCGGAAATATGAACAGAGTGAGGCTTAGTTACCGTTGGTGATAATATATATTTCGAAGATATCGTTTGAGTTACTTGACTTGGAAGTAAAGAAGCTCACACTCTCTATATATTCATGTTTTTGTAGGATTAATCCGTACTTTTCACCAAACTCAACTCTCTTTATACTTGTGGCGTATCAGTTGAGaaaaaaagatgatggaactcCTTCGGTTAGAAGATTTCAAGGACACGAACGTCGATCCTAAATGGAGTGCTTTCGATTATTTGTTAGAGGTTACTAGAGTCGATCAAGAGAAATCGCAACAACGAAACTCCATGCAGAAGAAGAACAAATTGAAAAGGAAGCATCAAAATAGCAAGAACAAGAGACCCATTGTCTCTTATCCACCTCCTTTGTTGCCCCAAAGCTTGAAACAACATATCGTTGAAAAATTGGGTGGATCGGATTGTGTTTTGGTGATCCAAAAGAAACTATTCTTCTCTGACGTAAACCCTCAAGCAAGTCGATTCTTAATACCGTTCTCACAACTCAAATCCCATGAGTTCCTCAATGAATCCGAGGTTAAGCATTTGAAGACCAAAAAAGATGTCATTAAAGCTCGTTGTTGGAACCATCAATGGACGAAATCAAAATCAACTTTAATAAGTGGGTTATGGGCAATAGTTCAATGTATGTGATTACAACTTCTTGGAAGTCTATAGTGAAAAACAACCAACTCCAGGTTGATAACGCTGTGCAATTATGGTAGTTCCAAGTCAACTCAACTTTATGCTTTATACTTCGAAAACTCTAAATTTTACATGTAGAATGGAGTCGTATTTGATATTATGTTGTTGCGGGAATAGTAAATGATGtatgtcaaaactatttttttgaaaaaacaaaaattttaggttgtcgacctaaaaaaataaaaattgggagtcgccaccactcttttattgaggtgtgattggatcacctaaaaacgactttggtctacgaattttagaaaaacgggtccgggagtcggttacgtatgaggaaggattagcacccttattaggcccaaaatttggtacctagttaattaattaatgtcttaaggtcAAGAATTTGGAAaaacgtaatccttagcaaaacttaaaaggctacgtattaagacccttattatttcagagaaagaagataccacacccaatgcgttacggcacaacattctaattttcccccaaaaatgaattgggccaaaatacttgtgcaataaaactttaaaagaaaatccacttatccaagatttaagaaatcacacccaatacgttagggcacgattcctctaaaatcccaaactcggaatatttcctttactttaaaagaacatccacttatccaagatttaagaaatcacacccaatacgttagggcacaattcctttaaaatcccaaactcggaatatttcctttattattttttaaaaaaaatctttattttgagaaatcaatgcgtcacatccaatacgttaggacacaacgtgttgaattcccaataatgaattattacttttaattaaagagaaatgctcgaccgttagatttaacgaagaaaatcggaacccaatacgttaaggctcaatttccttgaaaatcctaaatacgagcgTTATCTCAATcttggaaattttctattttaaatttgagtaaatgATGATGTAACGTTATATTATATGTACAAATGTTATGATGATAAATACAACAATGATAAATATATCaatgacataaaaataatataaacaaatgaatGGGCGAAATAAAAAGcaataatccatgacatgcaaaatattagaTGTAAACATAATTATACGATGAATgaggaaaaacaaacaaaataaataaagatcagaagacatataatatacacatggaagttatgaagattaaaaatataaatataatttacaaataaaattttgggttatagaatttatacatatatataatacataatatacttatgaaaataaagaaaaatataattatacgtacatatataaaataataaaaaaggggtGTGTTTTAAAAGGAAAAGtgagtatttaatcattttaaaaatcataaatatatacatataaagataaaaatattcatttaaaaaaatataggaaaaatattcgttaaaaataaatatatacacgtacatataaaaagaatatatatagataaaaaacaattaattaatgagtacattaaaaatatatatatatagatacgtacatatatatataaataaatgtgagaaaaatataagttaaaaaaatatgtgcataaaaatatacatgtatagatttaaaaaaataaaaataaaaataatgactacgttattaattaataaaataaatgaaaagaacaaaaaaaaagaaaagaaaaactaaattgaGTTGCAATAAAAAAATTggggtaaatccgcaaataaataaaagtaaaagtattaatttgaacgcgcgaattacatagaagggctggaagggaaattttcccttctcctctaaaacgacgccgttcaacTTAGAcccaattgaaataaaaaaaaagggtaaattaagaaaaaaaacttaattacaaaaacattaaaaggcggaggggctaaataaaataaataaataaaattcgcagtggtattaccttctccctttttttataatcgtaaataagtaaaaaataatcgaaagaaaatagtaagccacctttaaaaaaactGTCAatcggtacagatcaattacatcaacgtcTAAGATTAaatggtatctacaaattaaatctctaagatcatatcttctaagattacatatcatatctaagattgcatatcatatctaagattacatatcctcgaagattatgtttccatatgtgagtccgggctaaaattgggtattataATGTAACAAACCAAGGTGATGATAGATAAATAGAATTGATTCAagtaatatatatgttttgtactttacatatttttttacataCTTTACATGGTTTGAAATATCATTGTGATAAAAAAAAGCCATTTAATTCCATATCCACTTACCGAATCCAGTTGGTGCCGTCATTGGAAGCACCTATACAAGCTTCGAACGACAACCACCAATAATTGAAGAAGAAGAACGCCCACCATAAGATTCAGCCAAgctttaatcaaatttaacttaacaaaatttcaaccCTCTACATTGCCTTGTATGTAGTAGCATGCATGCATAGGTTGACACAAATCACAATAAtgtattttgatgaaaaattgcTTAAAATCATGTTGGTGataataattagaatttattGAAGTAATAAGTAATGTGTTATATATTCACTCCACATTTAAATTggattttctaaaaaattattttatatgttttatttaaattagcATTTGTTAATGCAGATGTATTtaacaaacatattatcaaattTCACCTTCTATTTATATT is part of the Gossypium hirsutum isolate 1008001.06 chromosome D11, Gossypium_hirsutum_v2.1, whole genome shotgun sequence genome and encodes:
- the LOC107962969 gene encoding AT-hook motif nuclear-localized protein 14, with product MELNETQQHYFTSNNSNTVTATPSPANGFLLPNDGGGSHHMVYPHSVPSAVTSAMEPARRKRGRPRKYGTPEQAMAAKKTASLSSKVRREQQQQQQLGLGGGGGSSKKPQLVALGNAGQGFTPHVVNVVAGEDVGQKLMMFIQQSKREVCILSASGTISNVSLRQPATSGGNIAYEGRFEIVSLSGSYVRNETGGRTGGLSVCLSSGDGQIIGGGVGGPLKAAGPVQVIVGMFTIENKKYVSAGAKGEASGSKLPSPVGGTLISNIGFRAAFETSGRNPIVGNDDHQSFGGSHFMMQPRGMHMAAQSTDWRIALDDRTGFELTGKTGHGAHQSPENGDYDRITG
- the LOC121223474 gene encoding B3 domain-containing protein At2g24670, encoding MELLSSEDFKNTKIEPEWTAMDYLLEVVRVEQEKMQEQIFMKEKKNGQLKRKRRIQEDSNKNKRPITSYPSKPLLPEGLKRHIVENMGGSNCVLVIQKQLFFSDVNPQASRLLIPFSQVESHEFLNESEVERLKKKEAIKACLVEPSMEETEINFKWWDMRKNSMYVITTSWNSIVKNNRLKVEDVVQLWSFRVNSTLYFALQKL
- the LOC121223475 gene encoding B3 domain-containing protein At5g38500-like is translated as MMELLRLEDFKDTNVDPKWSAFDYLLEVTRVDQEKSQQRNSMQKKNKLKRKHQNSKNKRPIVSYPPPLLPQSLKQHIVEKLGGSDCVLVIQKKLFFSDVNPQASRFLIPFSQLKSHEFLNESEVKHLKTKKDVIKARCWNHQWTKSKSTLISGLWAIVQCM